A genomic region of Jaculus jaculus isolate mJacJac1 chromosome 10, mJacJac1.mat.Y.cur, whole genome shotgun sequence contains the following coding sequences:
- the LOC101598596 gene encoding signal recognition particle 19 kDa protein-like, whose translation MACTSARSPVDQGRFICIYPAYLNNKKTIAEGRRIPINKAVENPTATEIQDVCSAVGLNVFLEKNKMYSREWNHDVQYRGRVQVQLRQEDGSLCLVQFPSRKSVMYAAEMIPKLKTRTQKTGGGDPSLQQGEGSKKGKGKKKK comes from the coding sequence ATGGCCTGCACCTCAGCGCGGTCCCCGGTGGACCAAGGcaggtttatttgtatttacccTGCTTACTTAAATAACAAGAAGACCATCGCAGAAGGGAGGCGCATTCCCATAAATAAGGCTGTTGAAAATCCTACAGCTACAGAGATTCAAGATGTATGCTCAGCAGTTGGACTTAATGTAtttcttgagaaaaataaaatgtactccAGAGAATGGAATCATGATGTTCAATACAGAGGCAGAGTTCAAGTACAGCTCAGACAGGAAGATGGCAGCCTCTGTCTTGTACAGTTTCCATCACGTAAGTCAGTAATGTATGCTGCAGAAATGATACCCAAACTAAAAACAAGGACACAAAAAACAGGAGGTGGTGACCCAAGTCTTCAGCAAGGAGAGGGAAgtaaaaaagggaaagggaagaagaagaagtga